In Nicotiana tabacum cultivar K326 chromosome 21, ASM71507v2, whole genome shotgun sequence, one DNA window encodes the following:
- the LOC107780006 gene encoding fasciclin-like arabinogalactan protein 2, with amino-acid sequence MQHSSSFSLSLFYLLFLSTTTTSYAHNITQILAKHREFSTFNRYLTLTHLASEINRRQTITVCAVDNAAMDDLLDKHLSIYTLKNVLSLHVFADYFSSKKLHKITNGTTLTATLFQATGEAPGTTGYINITNTKGKKVGFTTEDNNGHFSASFVKSVQEIPYNISVIQISNIIQSSEAEAPVSAPSEIDIIDLMTNKGCKEFAKLLENSKITKTFTDIMENGLTVFCPIDKVVNSFLPKYKNLTKNGQTSLLLYHGIPDYHSLGMLRSKNGFINTMATTKGKNNKYDFSVKNDGDNVKLDTNIVTAKITGTLLDEEPLAVYKIDKVLQPSELFKAQSIINNSEDTAPEPSSGGDDDGDVPADATADKNGAMIMSANGWLMTFILSIGLVFV; translated from the exons ATGCAGCACTCGTCGTCGTTCTCTCTTTCTCTATTTTATCTACTATTTCTCTCTACCACCACCACCTCCTACGCCCACAACATCACTCAAATCCTTGCCAAACACCGCGAATTCTCAACCTTTAACCGCTACTTAACCCTTACTCACTTAGCTTCCGAGATCAACCGCCGCCAAACCATCACCGTTTGCGCAGTGGACAACGCCGCCATGGATGACCTCCTCGATAAACACTTGTCCATTTACACTCTCAAGAATGTCCTCTCTCTCCATGTTTTTGCAGATTATTTTAGCTCCAAGAAACTCCATAAGATCACCAATGGAACAACCCTCACTGCCACCCTTTTCCAAGCCACAG GTGAGGCCCCAGGGACAACAGGGTACATCAACATTACCAATACGAAAGGTAAAAAAGTGGGGTTCACCACAGAAGACAACAACGGTCATTTTTCTGCTAGTTTCGTCAAGTCTGTTCAAGAAATCCCTTACAATATCTCTGTCATACAAATCAGCAATATTATTCAATCTTCAGAAGCAGAAGCTCCAGTATCTGCTCCTTCAGAAATTGACATAATTGATTTAATGACAAATAAAGGCTGcaaagaatttgcaaaacttttagaaaattcaaaaattaccaaaactttTACAGATATTATGGAAAATGGCTTAACAGTTTTTTGCCCGATTGATAAAGTCGTTAACAGTTTTTTacctaagtacaagaatttaacAAAAAATGGACAAACTTCTTTGCTTTTGTACCATGGTATTCCAGATTATCATTCTTTAGGTATGTTGAGGTCGAAAAATGGATTTATAAATACTATGGCAACAACAAAAGGGAAAAATAATAAGTACGATttttctgtgaaaaatgatggAGATAATGTTAAATTAGACACAAATATTGTGACAGCAAAAATCACTGGAACTTTATTAGATGAGGAGCCATTAGCTGTTTATAAAATTGACAAAGTTTTGCAGCCAAGTGAATTGTTTAAAGCACAGTCTATTATTAATAATTCTGAGGATACTGCGCCGGAGCCGAGCTCCGGCGGCGATGACGACGGTGACGTCCCTGCGGATGCGACGGCGGATAAAAATGGAGCTATGATTATGAGTGCCAATGGTTGGTTGATGACATTTATTTTGAGTATTGGTTTGGTATTTGTTTGA